Genomic window (Bacillota bacterium):
AGCTGGCGCCCAGCCTTCTGGCCCTGGCGGCCTTCGCCCTCCTGGCGGCGCTCCTGCCCGTCGGCTTCTTCCGCAAGGCGCTGGAGCGGATCGCCTGAACGGTGCCGCCCGACCCCGCCCGACACCCGGCCCCGGGGGCTCGCGCGCGGCGTGTCGCGGCGCCTCAGCCGGCTCCGCCTGCCCCGGCGGGGCGGAGGAGCGCCACCGTCTCCACGTGGGGCGTCTGGGGGAAGAGGTCGACCGGGCGGGCGACGTCCAGCTCCCAGCCCAGCGGCAGGAGGACCGCCAGATCCTCCGCCAGCGCCACCGGGTTGCAGGAGACGTAGAGGACGCGCCGCGGGCGGAGCGCCGCGATGCGTTCCATCACCCTGCGGCCCGCTCCCGAGCGGGGCGGGTCGAGGAGCACCAGGTCGGGGTGCCAGCCGGCGGGCAGCGGCGCCTCGCCCAGCACGGCCGACCAGGGGCGCTCGCCGCTCAACCCGGCCAGGAAGCTCCGTACCTTGGCGGCCACCCAGCGCGCGTTGGCCACGCCGTTGGCGCGGGCGGCGGCACGACCCGCCTCTACGGAGGCCTCCACCACCTCCACGCCCACCGCCTCGCCGTCCGGACCGACCGCGCGCGCCAGCGGCAGGGTGAAGGTGCCCATGCCGGCGAAGAGGTCGAGCACCCGCTCGCCTGGCGCCGGCGCGGCCAGCTCCAGGGCCGCCTCCAGCAGCCGTTCCGCCTGGGCCGTGTGGGTCTGGAAGAAGCTCTGCGGGGCCAGGGCGAAGCGGAAGCCGCCCAGCCGTTCCTCGACGGCGGCGACGCCCCGCACGAGCCGGGGTGCCCCGGCGAAGTGGAGCGCGTCGCCGGGCTCCTCATCCTCCACCCACTGCAAGGAAGCGAAGCCCTCCACGGCCGCCAGCCGCTCGCCCAGCCGCTCCAGCGCCCCCCGCCAGCGCTCCTCCCCGCCCTCCAGCGCCGCCGGAGAGGTGGTGGCCAACACCGCCATCCAGCGGCCGCCGGCCTCGGAGGCGCGGAGGAGCAGGTGGCGGAGGAATCCCCGGTTGGCTTCCTTGTCGTAGCCCGGCAGCGCCTCGGCCTCGGCCCAGCGGGCGACGGCGCCCAGCGCCTCCTGGATGGGGGGGAGCGCGATGGGGCAGCGCTCCAGCGGCAGCACCTCGCGCCAACGGCCGCGCCGGTGGAGGCCG
Coding sequences:
- a CDS encoding methyltransferase domain-containing protein translates to GLHRRGRWREVLPLERCPIALPPIQEALGAVARWAEAEALPGYDKEANRGFLRHLLLRASEAGGRWMAVLATTSPAALEGGEERWRGALERLGERLAAVEGFASLQWVEDEEPGDALHFAGAPRLVRGVAAVEERLGGFRFALAPQSFFQTHTAQAERLLEAALELAAPAPGERVLDLFAGMGTFTLPLARAVGPDGEAVGVEVVEASVEAGRAAARANGVANARWVAAKVRSFLAGLSGERPWSAVLGEAPLPAGWHPDLVLLDPPRSGAGRRVMERIAALRPRRVLYVSCNPVALAEDLAVLLPLGWELDVARPVDLFPQTPHVETVALLRPAGAGGAG